ACTGAAGCAACTTCTTTTGGAAGAGTTTTTCTAAAAGCAATTGGTAGAAGATGTTCAATCAGAATGTGTGAGTCATGACTCTTTAGACCAGATATTTTGCGTTTCTTAGTATCAACACATCTAGAAATATTTGATGCATAACTATCAGGAAAAACCACATCTTTAAGAATTTTTAGGAACATGTCTTTTTCCTTAGCTTTCATTTTAAAGCATGAATGAGGAAATTTAGAGGAATTGGGATCTGGATATGGATGAAGACTTGGTCTAATTCCCATAATTTGCAAGTCTTTACGAGCAGAAAGATTATCTTTTGTTCTATTTTTGTCATCAAGCACTGTGAACAATACATTGTCACAAACATTCTTTTCTATGTGCATCATATCAAGGCAATGGCGGATAAGATTATGCTCCCAGTAAGGCAAGTTCCAAAAGATACTTTTTTTCTTCCATTGTTGTGGGCCTTTCTTACTCGTACCTTCATCACGAGCCTTTTTTAGATAATCCTCAATTTGTCGTAGTGTCGATGAACCTGACATTTGATGAGGCGCAAGACTATGTTCCACATATCCATCAAAGGACTTTGTATTGTACCTGTACTTATGACCATGGGGTAAATATTGGCGGTGACCCATGAAACAATTTTTCTGACCAAACTTAAGCCTTTTAGATTTTGTATCAAACTTACATGATGGACAAGCAAACGACGTGTGTGTGTTCCACCCAGATAAGTTATCAAGACCTGGAAAGTCACTAATTGTACAAAATAATGCAGCTCTCATTTGAAACATTTCTTTAGTAGAGATATCATAAGCATCAACACCAATCCACAATTGATTTAACTCAGCAACTAAAGGCTGCAAGTAAACATCAATTTTATTTCCAGGCATCTTAGGTCCGGGAATTATCATTGACATGATAAGAGAAGTTGGCTTCATACAATACCATGGAGGATAGTTATAAAGATACAACATTACAGGCCAAATGCTGTTTGAAGAACTTAAAGTTCCAAATGGATTGAAACCATCAGTAGCTAATGCGAGTCGGACATTACGAGGATCAAACGCAAATTCTGGATAAAATGAATTGAACTCTTTCCATGCTTTAGTATCTCTAGGATGCCTTAACAACCCATCAGGATTTGCCACCATAGCATGCCATTTCAATAACTCTGCAGTTTTAGAAGACATGTACAACCTTTGCAACCTTGGTATAAGTGGGAAGTATCGCAATATTTTTGCtggtttttgtttctttttcgtACCATCACTTACACCATTTGAAGAACCATCCTTTTCTTCTACTTTCCATCTAGATGTATTACATATCTTGCATTCATCTCTCTTCTCATCCTCTTCTGACCCCCAATACAACATGCAGTGATTTGGACAAGCATGAATCTTATTGTAACTCAAACCTATCCTCTTGATCGTCTTTTTTGCTTCATAGAAAGAAGTTGGTAGTTTAGCAAAGGgaaaaacatcatttagaagttcAATAAGCATCGAAAATGTTTTATCTGTGGCACCACATAAAATTTTTATATGGTAGAGATGAACAATGAATGATAGTTTGCTATGTTTTGTGCATCCAGGATAGAGTTCTTGATTTCCATCTTCCATCAAATCTTTAATCTTTTTCAACTCCTCATTACTTATATCCTCCGTACTTGTGGGGTCCTCGATATTAGAAGGATTTGATGGCCCATGATCTTGAACTCCTTGATCAATTAAGACACCAAAGACATCATTTAACATATCTTGCATTGGACG
The Vicia villosa cultivar HV-30 ecotype Madison, WI linkage group LG6, Vvil1.0, whole genome shotgun sequence genome window above contains:
- the LOC131613851 gene encoding uncharacterized protein LOC131613851, producing MAKASSSVHASKKPPIQDFAPASAYVTVVASEAALVTSEVDVLPPTLSKTLKEIEFNLSGNRVEVFAHLLRRGFPSKYTFWNMHGEKHIQRNVESEGQVETPPTRQRPMQDMLNDVFGVLIDQGVQDHGPSNPSNIEDPTSTEDISNEELKKIKDLMEDGNQELYPGCTKHSKLSFIVHLYHIKILCGATDKTFSMLIELLNDVFPFAKLPTSFYEAKKTIKRIGLSYNKIHACPNHCMLYWGSEEDEKRDECKICNTSRWKVEEKDGSSNGVSDGTKKKQKPAKILRYFPLIPRLQRLYMSSKTAELLKWHAMVANPDGLLRHPRDTKAWKEFNSFYPEFAFDPRNVRLALATDGFNPFGTLSSSNSIWPVMLYLYNYPPWYCMKPTSLIMSMIIPGPKMPGNKIDVYLQPLVAELNQLWIGVDAYDISTKEMFQMRAALFCTISDFPGLDNLSGWNTHTSFACPSCKFDTKSKRLKFGQKNCFMGHRQYLPHGHKYRYNTKSFDGYVEHSLAPHQMSGSSTLRQIEDYLKKARDEGTSKKGPQQWKKKSIFWNLPYWEHNLIRHCLDMMHIEKNVCDNVLFTVLDDKNRTKDNLSARKDLQIMGIRPSLHPYPDPNSSKFPHSCFKMKAKEKDMFLKILKDVVFPDSYASNISRCVDTKKRKISGLKSHDSHILIEHLLPIAFRKTLPKEVASVLIELCNYFREISSKDIIEEKKIEIRASFRKFEFNFPSNLQRLIYQDFSTICCPKSVHYKYIIIP